The proteins below are encoded in one region of Myxococcales bacterium:
- a CDS encoding MoxR family ATPase — MNDVRVINEMVQKESAFVDPILQEIRKVIIGQDHMIERLLIGLLTGGHVLLEGVPGLAKTLTVKTLCQTISAKFQRVQFTPDLLPADLVGTVIYNQQRGEFSAKKGPIFANLVLADEINRAPAKVQSALLEAMQELQITIGDTTYKLEQPFMVMATQNPIEQEGTYPLPEAQVDRFMLHVKVPYPARDEERNIMERMSQSALRDIASSEGSKTNTVLEPRRLLDARSVVAEIYMDEKTKDYIVDIVLATRNPEKAGLADLKDMIAHGASPRATIALNLASRAHAFLKHRGYVTPEDIKAVGPDVLRHRVLRTYEAEAEEISSDDIVKRVFDTVEVP; from the coding sequence ATGAATGATGTGCGGGTGATCAATGAAATGGTGCAAAAAGAGAGCGCCTTTGTCGATCCTATCCTCCAAGAGATCCGCAAGGTGATCATCGGCCAGGATCACATGATCGAACGCCTTCTTATCGGCTTGCTTACCGGCGGTCATGTTCTTTTGGAAGGTGTTCCTGGCCTCGCAAAAACGCTGACCGTAAAAACCTTGTGTCAAACCATCTCGGCCAAGTTTCAACGTGTGCAATTTACGCCCGACTTGCTACCGGCCGACTTGGTGGGCACGGTGATCTACAATCAACAACGCGGAGAGTTCTCAGCCAAGAAAGGCCCTATCTTCGCCAACTTGGTGCTCGCCGATGAAATCAACCGCGCGCCTGCCAAGGTTCAAAGCGCGCTGCTTGAGGCCATGCAGGAACTGCAAATCACAATTGGCGATACGACTTACAAGCTTGAGCAACCCTTTATGGTGATGGCCACGCAAAACCCCATCGAGCAAGAAGGCACCTATCCCTTGCCTGAAGCGCAAGTGGACCGCTTCATGCTTCACGTCAAGGTGCCTTATCCAGCGCGCGATGAAGAACGCAACATCATGGAGCGCATGAGTCAGTCCGCTTTGCGCGACATAGCCAGCAGCGAAGGAAGCAAAACCAACACGGTGCTCGAACCACGTCGTCTGCTCGATGCTCGAAGCGTCGTTGCAGAAATCTACATGGACGAGAAAACCAAAGACTATATCGTCGACATTGTGCTTGCCACACGCAATCCTGAAAAAGCAGGGCTTGCGGATCTCAAAGACATGATCGCTCACGGCGCATCACCGCGCGCAACCATCGCGCTCAACCTTGCATCCCGCGCTCATGCCTTCCTAAAGCACCGCGGCTATGTCACGCCCGAAGACATCAAAGCCGTTGGCCCCGACGTGCTCAGGCACCGTGTGCTACGCACCTACGAGGCCGAGGCCGAAGAAATTAGCAGTGATGATATCGTTAAACGTGTTTTCGATACGGTTGAAGTCCCGTGA
- a CDS encoding cellulase family glycosylhydrolase, protein MTSIILCHRLCFIAFVLICVSCGDELPDESASNYVSVEWGRLTLDSKPYGFSGTNAYYLQEEASRELAAGATVSEVVNEVFRELAELGVSTVRTNGFNDAPEKDSVIQIEQGIYSEAGFRGLDHVIAMAERYGLHLILSVSNYWTAYGGVDQYLAWNAYPHDKQDDRGAFFVEDSLRDHFKSYLRALMLRVNSETGRQYRDEPAVLAWELMNEPRGWGTSAQRLSDWYCEMAGELRALGAKQLIASGETGFGNFYGELEDSSQLLFLEQATASWLLDGSQATEFVLNSQCVDIASIHCYPEAWGASPYEAKRVCETWARLHHDLLAQSQIPLLMGEFGLLNPARDDRALFELSERRDIYSAWLSLAEKGIVDGAFPWMYSYDARPVEWDHYSFTWYDGSPVEAEQNEYIDLLRLHAEAIERRE, encoded by the coding sequence ATGACATCCATCATCCTTTGCCACAGGCTATGTTTTATCGCGTTTGTGTTGATTTGTGTTTCATGCGGAGATGAGTTGCCGGATGAATCTGCTTCAAACTATGTGTCAGTAGAGTGGGGACGACTGACTTTGGACAGCAAGCCTTACGGCTTCAGCGGAACCAACGCTTATTACTTGCAAGAAGAAGCCAGCCGAGAACTCGCAGCCGGAGCCACGGTGAGCGAGGTTGTAAACGAAGTCTTTCGAGAGCTTGCCGAACTTGGTGTCAGCACAGTGCGCACTAATGGTTTCAACGATGCTCCTGAAAAAGATTCAGTGATCCAAATCGAGCAAGGGATTTACAGCGAAGCTGGTTTTCGCGGTCTGGATCATGTGATCGCGATGGCGGAGCGCTATGGCCTGCACTTAATCCTGTCGGTGAGTAACTATTGGACGGCTTATGGCGGTGTGGATCAGTATTTGGCGTGGAACGCTTATCCGCATGACAAACAAGATGATCGCGGCGCGTTTTTTGTTGAAGACAGTTTGCGTGATCATTTTAAAAGCTATCTGCGTGCATTGATGTTGCGGGTTAATAGTGAAACTGGACGACAGTACCGTGATGAGCCCGCGGTGTTGGCTTGGGAGCTTATGAACGAGCCACGCGGCTGGGGGACGAGTGCGCAGCGTTTGAGTGATTGGTATTGCGAGATGGCAGGCGAGCTGCGTGCGCTTGGCGCAAAACAACTCATAGCGAGCGGTGAAACTGGCTTTGGCAACTTCTATGGTGAACTTGAAGACTCAAGCCAGTTGTTGTTTCTTGAACAAGCTACTGCGAGCTGGCTTTTGGATGGCAGTCAAGCAACGGAGTTTGTTTTAAACTCTCAATGCGTGGATATCGCTTCGATCCACTGCTATCCCGAGGCTTGGGGTGCTTCGCCGTATGAAGCGAAGCGCGTGTGTGAGACGTGGGCAAGGCTCCATCACGACCTTCTAGCGCAAAGTCAAATCCCTTTGCTCATGGGTGAGTTTGGTCTGCTCAATCCAGCACGGGATGATCGCGCTTTGTTTGAGCTCTCAGAACGTCGAGACATCTATTCGGCTTGGCTTTCGCTTGCCGAAAAAGGCATCGTCGATGGCGCGTTTCCGTGGATGTACAGCTACGATGCACGTCCTGTAGAGTGGGATCACTATAGCTTTACTTGGTACGATGGCAGCCCCGTCGAAGCAGAACAAAACGAGTACATTGACTTGCTACGCCTGCACGCCGAAGCGATAGAGCGACGCGAATAA
- a CDS encoding VWA domain-containing protein, which yields MSKRSRRYAWLTLLYTSALFIACALLGLYLAKHYYELPLRIAAFRFQRPWAALLFLAPLLAWIAQGYLSLNRSPRFLAPFVSELAHFPKSIKTQLSPLVPALRVCALCFVVIALMRPQSIHAKQSTQSEGIDIVLAMDLSLSMQAADIVPNRFVASTQVVADFIERRPSDRIGAVIFGKNAYTLMPLTTDKTALLNAILELQLGIIDGKGTAIGNAVGVALNRLRPSEAKSKVVIVLTDGNSNAGNIAPEQAAEYAKTMGVKIYTVLMGQSDDALVQRGKGIFGFALMDRGEFPINPELLEKMATETGGKAFLATDRKGLVRSFHRILDDLERSKIEESGAVYGELFILPVAFALWLLFIEVLLSQLWLRRWP from the coding sequence ATGTCTAAACGCTCCAGACGCTACGCTTGGCTCACCCTGTTGTATACGAGCGCGCTCTTTATAGCCTGCGCTCTACTTGGACTCTACCTGGCCAAACACTACTACGAGCTGCCTTTGCGCATTGCAGCCTTTCGCTTTCAAAGACCTTGGGCTGCCCTGTTGTTTTTAGCGCCGCTGCTTGCATGGATAGCGCAAGGCTATCTGTCCCTGAATCGTAGCCCTCGTTTTTTGGCACCCTTTGTTTCCGAGCTCGCACATTTTCCGAAAAGCATCAAAACACAGCTGAGCCCTCTTGTTCCGGCATTGCGTGTCTGCGCATTGTGTTTTGTTGTCATCGCATTGATGCGGCCCCAAAGCATTCACGCCAAGCAGTCGACACAAAGCGAAGGCATCGACATTGTCCTTGCCATGGATCTTTCGCTGTCCATGCAAGCCGCGGACATTGTACCGAATCGCTTCGTTGCCTCCACCCAAGTTGTTGCTGATTTTATTGAACGACGACCAAGTGACCGCATCGGCGCGGTAATTTTTGGCAAGAACGCTTATACGTTGATGCCGCTTACAACGGACAAAACGGCTTTGCTTAATGCAATTTTAGAACTTCAACTCGGTATTATCGACGGCAAAGGCACGGCCATCGGCAACGCCGTAGGCGTAGCGCTCAACCGACTGCGTCCCTCCGAAGCAAAAAGCAAAGTGGTGATCGTGCTAACTGACGGTAATTCGAACGCCGGAAACATCGCGCCCGAACAGGCCGCTGAATACGCCAAAACCATGGGCGTGAAGATTTATACCGTTCTGATGGGGCAGTCTGATGACGCGCTGGTGCAGCGCGGCAAGGGGATCTTTGGTTTTGCGTTAATGGATCGCGGTGAGTTTCCCATCAATCCGGAGCTGCTCGAAAAGATGGCCACCGAAACCGGCGGCAAAGCGTTCTTGGCCACGGATCGCAAAGGACTGGTTCGCAGCTTTCATCGCATTCTCGATGACCTTGAGCGCTCAAAGATCGAAGAGTCCGGTGCAGTATACGGCGAGCTCTTTATTCTTCCGGTGGCCTTTGCTCTCTGGCTTTTGTTTATCGAAGTACTGCTCAGTCAACTTTGGTTAAGGAGGTGGCCATGA
- a CDS encoding NADH/ubiquinone/plastoquinone (complex I), with amino-acid sequence MPWESVAITSVIALPALAFTYLALASWFSIRLSEDRINLVVGLSFATAATIGTVLVIDIWVHDAVHYHVDLGTFFAVEHYSFHWDLIADRLSLPFVVFSSVLTGVIGSFSRRYLHREPGYRRFYMLLCMFGAAVNLLVLAANLDLIFFGWEIVGLTSALLIAYYDERKKPVEHGLLAFLTYRVCDIGLLGAAVWLHHTVGTSATVISTPAEQWHGFVVPPHTFDATLIAFLLLWASLGKAAQLPFGGWLPRAMEGPTPSSAIFYGAISVSLGPYLLLRAAPIIHAAPLSAIAIIGIGGLTAIQGTLIGRAQTDIKSSLAYASMAQIGIIYVEIGLGLNLLALIHIVGHAAFRSLQILRSPNRIADYHNLERTIGGPIPETGLHLKKRVPWLVQHWLYRQALDRGYFNVFLKEYVVGGFLFLFKKLDDLDNRWVSFLDSKTTFLNPSTRSGKDQP; translated from the coding sequence ATGCCTTGGGAATCTGTAGCCATCACCTCCGTCATCGCCTTGCCTGCCTTAGCATTTACTTACCTTGCTCTAGCCTCGTGGTTCTCGATTCGCCTTTCTGAAGACCGGATCAATCTCGTCGTCGGCTTGAGTTTTGCAACGGCCGCTACAATCGGCACGGTGCTCGTAATCGATATCTGGGTACATGATGCGGTTCACTATCACGTCGACCTCGGCACGTTTTTCGCTGTCGAGCACTACAGCTTTCACTGGGACCTGATTGCTGACCGGCTGTCCCTGCCCTTTGTGGTGTTTTCCTCCGTGCTCACCGGCGTCATCGGCTCTTTTTCAAGGCGTTATCTTCACCGCGAGCCCGGTTATCGTCGCTTTTACATGTTGCTTTGCATGTTTGGAGCGGCAGTCAATTTGCTCGTGCTAGCCGCTAACTTGGATCTCATTTTTTTCGGCTGGGAAATCGTAGGTTTAACCTCAGCACTTCTCATCGCGTACTATGACGAACGAAAAAAACCCGTCGAACACGGCCTGCTCGCGTTCTTAACCTATCGTGTTTGCGACATAGGGCTACTTGGGGCTGCCGTTTGGCTGCATCATACTGTCGGAACATCAGCCACGGTCATCTCCACACCCGCCGAACAATGGCACGGTTTTGTTGTTCCGCCTCACACTTTTGATGCAACGTTGATAGCGTTTCTGCTTCTTTGGGCATCGCTAGGCAAAGCTGCGCAACTTCCCTTTGGAGGATGGCTGCCTCGTGCCATGGAAGGGCCCACGCCATCGAGCGCGATATTCTACGGCGCTATTTCCGTGTCTCTCGGGCCCTATCTGCTATTGCGAGCGGCACCCATTATTCATGCAGCTCCACTCAGCGCTATTGCGATCATTGGCATTGGAGGTCTTACAGCTATTCAGGGAACCCTAATTGGCCGTGCGCAAACCGACATAAAGAGCAGTTTAGCTTACGCGTCCATGGCTCAAATCGGCATCATCTATGTTGAAATCGGTCTCGGACTTAATCTCCTTGCGCTTATCCACATCGTAGGGCACGCCGCCTTTCGAAGCTTGCAAATTCTTCGTTCACCAAACCGCATCGCCGACTACCACAACCTTGAACGCACCATTGGAGGTCCGATTCCTGAAACAGGTTTGCATCTTAAAAAACGAGTGCCTTGGCTCGTGCAACATTGGCTCTACCGTCAAGCCTTAGACCGCGGATATTTCAACGTGTTTCTCAAAGAGTACGTTGTCGGTGGTTTTCTGTTTCTATTCAAAAAGCTAGACGATCTCGACAACCGTTGGGTAAGTTTTCTCGATTCTAAAACGACTTTCCTGAATCCGAGCACTCGTTCCGGAAAAGATCAACCATGA
- a CDS encoding NAD(P)/FAD-dependent oxidoreductase, translating into MSEHTKHQPHIVIVGGGFAGLAVAKRLNKAPVKVTLIDRWNHHLFQPLLYQVAMAGLSPADIAAPIRAILRKQKKVTVWQAEVQSVDAQGKEVVMRHGYRLQYDYLIVATGARTTYYGNDQWAKHTISLKSLDDAINIRRKVLLAFEAAEREADPDTRRQLLTFVVIGGGPTGVELAGSLAELSKRVLASDFRQIHAGSARVVLVEAAESILNAFNPKLRDSAIKQLKELGVEILLNQAVTDITESGVHFKDNFIPTNTVLWTAGVGANSLSQALDVERDKNGRIKVDKQCRVPKFQNIFAIGDIAHFEQEGKTLPGVSPVAIQQGRYVAHLIAEEAKRKKFSKSFLYFDKGTMATIGRSRAVAEVGAIKISGLWAWLAWLFVHLWYLVSFRNRLFVFLQWCWSYIAYKPGARLITGGELPPHPKNKVCFQTRGLRKAQHRQSSPLH; encoded by the coding sequence ATGAGTGAACACACAAAACACCAGCCGCATATTGTGATCGTAGGCGGAGGATTTGCTGGCCTTGCTGTTGCCAAAAGATTGAACAAAGCGCCTGTAAAAGTGACCCTTATTGATCGCTGGAACCATCATCTTTTTCAACCTTTGCTATATCAAGTGGCCATGGCAGGTCTCTCGCCGGCCGATATCGCGGCACCCATCCGCGCTATTTTGAGAAAACAGAAGAAGGTAACGGTATGGCAAGCTGAAGTGCAAAGCGTTGATGCCCAAGGCAAGGAAGTCGTGATGCGGCATGGCTATCGGCTTCAGTACGACTACTTGATTGTCGCCACCGGGGCGCGCACAACTTACTATGGCAACGATCAATGGGCAAAACACACCATCAGTCTTAAAAGTTTAGACGATGCCATAAACATTCGCCGCAAAGTACTTCTGGCTTTCGAAGCAGCGGAGCGTGAAGCAGACCCCGACACAAGGCGACAGCTTCTCACTTTTGTGGTCATCGGTGGCGGACCGACAGGCGTTGAGTTGGCTGGGTCGTTGGCTGAACTTTCAAAGCGTGTCCTTGCGAGTGACTTTAGGCAGATTCATGCCGGAAGCGCGCGTGTGGTGCTTGTTGAGGCTGCCGAATCTATTCTCAACGCTTTTAATCCCAAACTCCGGGATTCAGCCATAAAGCAACTCAAAGAGCTAGGCGTGGAAATCTTATTGAATCAAGCGGTAACGGACATCACAGAAAGCGGTGTCCATTTCAAAGATAATTTCATTCCTACCAACACAGTCCTTTGGACGGCTGGCGTGGGAGCGAACTCGTTGTCTCAAGCGCTTGATGTGGAGCGTGACAAAAATGGCCGCATCAAGGTCGATAAGCAGTGCCGTGTCCCGAAATTTCAGAATATCTTTGCGATCGGTGACATAGCCCATTTTGAGCAAGAAGGTAAAACACTCCCAGGTGTTTCCCCTGTGGCCATTCAGCAAGGGCGTTACGTGGCACACTTGATTGCAGAGGAAGCAAAGCGCAAAAAATTTTCTAAAAGCTTTCTCTATTTTGACAAAGGCACGATGGCGACTATCGGTCGCTCTCGGGCAGTGGCTGAAGTGGGAGCGATAAAGATAAGCGGCCTGTGGGCATGGCTTGCCTGGCTCTTCGTACACCTTTGGTATTTGGTGAGTTTTAGAAACAGGCTTTTCGTTTTTTTGCAATGGTGTTGGTCGTATATCGCTTACAAACCCGGTGCGCGACTTATCACAGGCGGAGAACTACCCCCGCATCCAAAAAACAAAGTTTGCTTCCAAACCAGAGGGTTGCGCAAAGCGCAGCATCGACAGAGTAGCCCGCTACACTGA
- a CDS encoding DUF2309 domain-containing protein: MIRVMENEALLAKFFPDNVPSLEAMLEQAAKLLPEQAVLQWFVHHNTLHSFEHLEFEKAVITASAKLGTEAFQSEAKYRDFMASGRIIEADLDFALQPSEQRDEAELFVGGPTVYAFRKMRLKHLFEIPQGSALNWLLSEGNIKKEIQQDVAPERKAQLLEQAKFRFGELPAATQEALLLESLWNALHNATAETHTEKPLPRRRDQILELFGIDTDDWVHSMMIRLAGAYLDQGLAYWSMPNRERGFLNAFRSLYSLPYGPPDRWRRALSELLKQQHGWSAEQTVRWTLQELSVPEHLWPTYIEKTLLSLRGWAGMFRQFELDPKKAPVKAWPATLMDYLAVQLILDLLAVRYALKEQLGDESAFEKIEQILSEKMSRVENAEKDLSLVYEAFVLAQHSDLNLGVFFDLRNCACWLDEVKRFNTLERKRLLQRAFEHRHLVHILDTLQVAEPIEPQNTPAAFQAVFCIDDREESYRRHLEEVDPSFDTYGYPGFFGVAMAYQGPTDVRPRALCPVSMQATHFVQVVQDQKNKSIFSHWHHMLFVGSSTLIRGFIITLFGSLAAIPLIFTVLFPRLFASLIAGWSPSIRKGDRLLYERQNNIKESDLPIGYTHEEMANVVEKMLRETGLENKLSNLVFLVGHGSISVNNPHLAAYGCGATAGGSGGSNARVCASMANHPRVREILASRGLPIPQNTHFIGCLHDTCTDDVFLFDEEDVPSEHEAAIARAKKAFGETGLRNSKERCRLFGVVSTSISPKQAKAIVHRRSIDLSEPRPEYNHTKNSLCIVGQRKWTRGLFLDQRAFLVSYDPKADPSGERLEEVLMGSVPVGVGINLEYFFSHVDNRIYGAGSKLPHNITGLFAVMDGHASDLRTGLYQQMIEIHEAVRMVSVIQASPQVLKSVMKNRPGIENLVKNKWLELVAWDPENQAISWFKDGEFQDYVPESDLVPLYKDSLDYCENTRLSLPFAKRTCSADERQV, translated from the coding sequence ATGATTCGTGTAATGGAGAACGAGGCCCTGCTGGCTAAGTTCTTCCCAGACAATGTTCCTTCGCTCGAGGCGATGCTCGAGCAAGCTGCAAAACTTCTTCCAGAACAAGCAGTGTTGCAGTGGTTCGTCCACCACAACACCTTGCATTCGTTTGAGCATCTGGAGTTTGAAAAAGCAGTCATCACGGCATCCGCCAAACTGGGAACGGAAGCCTTCCAATCCGAGGCGAAATACCGAGACTTCATGGCAAGTGGGCGCATCATAGAAGCCGACCTCGACTTTGCCTTGCAGCCATCGGAGCAGCGCGACGAGGCCGAGCTCTTTGTGGGCGGCCCGACTGTCTATGCCTTTCGAAAAATGCGCTTGAAGCATCTTTTTGAGATTCCGCAAGGTTCCGCCTTAAATTGGCTGTTAAGCGAAGGCAATATCAAAAAGGAGATTCAGCAGGACGTCGCCCCGGAACGCAAAGCACAGCTTCTGGAACAAGCTAAGTTTCGATTTGGCGAACTCCCAGCAGCGACTCAGGAAGCATTGTTGCTCGAGAGTTTGTGGAATGCGCTGCACAATGCCACCGCAGAGACTCACACGGAAAAGCCCCTCCCGCGTCGACGTGATCAAATCTTAGAGCTCTTTGGCATCGATACCGATGATTGGGTTCACTCGATGATGATTCGCCTTGCCGGAGCCTATCTTGATCAGGGACTGGCGTACTGGTCGATGCCAAATCGGGAAAGAGGCTTTTTGAATGCTTTCCGTAGTCTCTATAGTTTGCCCTATGGTCCCCCCGATCGCTGGCGCAGAGCTTTGAGCGAACTGTTGAAGCAGCAACATGGATGGTCTGCCGAGCAAACCGTGCGTTGGACACTGCAGGAACTTTCCGTGCCGGAACATCTGTGGCCGACTTATATCGAAAAAACCTTGCTTTCATTGCGAGGCTGGGCCGGTATGTTTAGGCAGTTCGAGCTGGATCCGAAAAAAGCACCCGTTAAAGCATGGCCTGCTACTTTGATGGACTATCTTGCGGTGCAACTCATTTTGGATCTGCTGGCCGTTCGTTACGCGCTAAAGGAGCAACTTGGCGACGAGAGTGCTTTTGAGAAAATCGAGCAAATCCTGTCCGAAAAAATGTCACGCGTTGAGAACGCTGAAAAAGATTTGAGCCTTGTATACGAAGCTTTTGTACTTGCTCAGCATTCTGATTTAAATCTTGGCGTCTTTTTTGATTTACGAAACTGCGCATGTTGGCTTGACGAAGTAAAGCGCTTCAACACATTGGAAAGAAAACGTCTGCTGCAACGTGCCTTTGAACATCGGCACCTGGTGCACATTCTCGACACCCTGCAGGTGGCGGAGCCCATTGAGCCCCAAAATACGCCAGCGGCATTTCAAGCAGTCTTCTGCATTGACGATCGAGAAGAATCATATCGTCGACATCTTGAAGAAGTCGACCCTTCCTTTGACACCTACGGCTACCCAGGCTTTTTCGGCGTAGCCATGGCCTATCAAGGCCCCACAGACGTCCGTCCGCGTGCGCTGTGCCCCGTGTCCATGCAGGCCACGCACTTTGTACAAGTCGTTCAGGACCAGAAAAACAAATCCATCTTCTCGCACTGGCATCACATGTTGTTCGTCGGTAGTTCAACCTTGATCCGCGGATTTATCATTACGCTGTTTGGAAGCTTAGCGGCAATCCCCCTCATCTTCACGGTGCTCTTTCCGAGGCTGTTCGCCTCATTGATCGCGGGATGGAGCCCATCGATAAGAAAAGGCGACCGCTTGCTCTATGAACGCCAGAACAACATCAAAGAAAGCGACTTGCCCATTGGCTACACCCATGAGGAAATGGCCAACGTGGTAGAAAAAATGTTGAGAGAAACAGGTTTGGAAAACAAACTCTCAAACCTTGTCTTTTTAGTTGGTCACGGATCCATCAGCGTTAACAATCCACACCTTGCAGCCTACGGCTGTGGCGCAACCGCAGGAGGCTCGGGAGGGTCGAACGCTCGCGTGTGCGCCTCCATGGCCAATCATCCTCGAGTCCGCGAGATCTTGGCGAGTCGCGGCTTGCCGATTCCTCAAAACACCCACTTTATTGGATGCCTACACGATACCTGCACGGACGATGTGTTTTTGTTTGATGAAGAGGATGTTCCGTCGGAGCATGAAGCCGCTATAGCGCGCGCGAAAAAAGCATTTGGCGAAACAGGTCTGCGAAATTCCAAAGAGCGCTGTCGTTTGTTTGGCGTCGTTTCCACCTCGATATCACCCAAACAAGCGAAAGCCATCGTGCATCGCCGCTCCATTGACCTTTCGGAACCGCGCCCCGAATACAATCACACGAAAAATTCGTTGTGCATTGTCGGACAGCGCAAATGGACACGCGGCCTTTTCCTCGATCAACGTGCTTTTCTTGTGTCCTACGATCCAAAGGCGGATCCAAGCGGGGAGCGACTCGAAGAGGTGCTTATGGGTAGTGTGCCCGTCGGCGTTGGCATCAACCTCGAGTATTTTTTCTCACACGTGGACAACCGAATCTATGGCGCCGGCTCGAAGCTTCCTCATAACATCACGGGACTCTTCGCCGTTATGGATGGGCATGCATCGGATTTACGCACAGGGCTTTACCAGCAAATGATCGAGATTCATGAAGCAGTACGTATGGTCTCCGTCATCCAAGCGTCTCCTCAGGTTCTAAAATCAGTCATGAAAAACCGTCCTGGCATTGAAAACTTGGTTAAAAACAAATGGCTCGAGCTTGTGGCTTGGGATCCAGAAAACCAAGCTATCTCCTGGTTCAAAGATGGCGAGTTTCAAGACTATGTACCAGAATCTGATCTTGTGCCTCTGTACAAAGACTCGTTGGACTATTGCGAAAACACACGCCTGTCCCTTCCCTTTGCCAAAAGAACTTGTTCTGCTGACGAAAGGCAGGTCTAG
- a CDS encoding DUF58 domain-containing protein produces MIPKELIKKLRKIEIHTSRLANEQLAGSYQSVFKGRGMAFSEVRQYQHGDDVRFIDWNVSARMNDVYVKLFTEEREMTVMLLVDLSASQRYGVKDRSKIEVAAEIAALMAFSAIKNNDRVGLILFTDTVERFVPPKKGRAHVMRVVTEILNAQPTSSGTKLSDALDFFGSVSKRRSVAFLISDFKDHDYERSLRVVARRHDIIPVQIDDPTEYELPSTGLCLAQDLESGELLELDLSSKVVRNAFHRHEAKIRLMRDQLFSKLSLDTVKVRTDQPYIKPIAALFRRRQKRMRGAA; encoded by the coding sequence GTGATTCCTAAAGAGCTGATAAAGAAATTACGCAAGATAGAAATCCATACCTCTCGCTTGGCCAATGAACAGTTGGCCGGAAGCTACCAATCCGTTTTTAAAGGCCGAGGCATGGCTTTCAGTGAGGTGCGGCAGTATCAACACGGCGATGACGTGCGTTTTATCGACTGGAACGTCAGCGCACGCATGAACGATGTTTACGTCAAGCTTTTCACCGAAGAGCGTGAAATGACGGTCATGCTTTTAGTCGATTTGTCCGCATCGCAGCGCTATGGCGTCAAAGACCGCAGCAAAATCGAGGTCGCTGCCGAAATTGCTGCCCTGATGGCCTTTAGCGCCATCAAGAACAACGATCGCGTGGGCCTTATTCTCTTTACCGACACGGTTGAACGCTTCGTGCCTCCTAAGAAAGGGCGTGCTCATGTCATGCGCGTCGTGACTGAAATCCTCAATGCCCAACCAACAAGCAGTGGCACAAAGCTTAGCGATGCTTTGGATTTTTTTGGCAGTGTGAGTAAACGACGATCAGTGGCTTTTTTGATCAGTGACTTTAAAGATCACGATTATGAGCGCTCATTACGTGTTGTAGCTAGAAGACACGACATCATTCCCGTTCAAATCGACGATCCGACGGAATACGAACTGCCTTCGACCGGACTCTGTTTAGCTCAAGATCTTGAAAGCGGGGAGTTACTGGAGCTCGACCTGAGTTCGAAAGTGGTCCGCAATGCTTTTCATCGTCACGAAGCCAAAATCCGTCTCATGCGCGATCAACTGTTCAGCAAGTTGAGCCTGGATACGGTTAAGGTGCGTACGGACCAACCTTATATTAAGCCCATTGCTGCCTTGTTCCGGCGTCGGCAAAAACGCATGCGAGGGGCTGCATGA